In Carya illinoinensis cultivar Pawnee chromosome 7, C.illinoinensisPawnee_v1, whole genome shotgun sequence, the following are encoded in one genomic region:
- the LOC122316180 gene encoding uncharacterized protein LOC122316180, whose amino-acid sequence MEDQEPYQDPEDQENTDLQDSYEAEETLSLCDLPIYSDASNWDDYSKEDQRLSDDNDFFEFLSEDFTASTCATTVNKNIIFCGKIIPCKDLPEPEKTLKQESTTNTKRNHAKTGFLRWKSLSFNKRRSSSKYSKLPEDEDSKTLASPSSKGYVYGASNCDFSVGKVSMLASSSKSRWYLFMFGMTRFPTEMELRDMKMRQSRMRSQSSMFRSVQCDEMIKGNENRSRGKGLWRLLRVLGLGSRRKSQHSNAVVKASFGCIPLG is encoded by the coding sequence ATGGAAGATCAGGAACCTTATCAAGACCCAGAAGATCAAGAAAACACCGACTTGCAAGATTCATATGAGGCAGAAGAAACACTCTCTCTTTGTGATCTTCCCATCTATAGCGACGCATCCAACTGGGATGATTACTCAAAAGAAGATCAACGCTTGTCCGATGACAATGACTTCTTCGAGTTCTTAAGCGAGGATTTCACCGCCTCTACTTGTGCAACAACAGTGAACAAGAACATCATCTTCTGCGGTAAAATCATCCCCTGCAAAGACCTACCGGAACCCGAAAAAACACTGAAACAAGAAAGCACCACCAACACAAAGCGAAATCACGCGAAGACGGGATTTCTTCGATGGAAATCACTCTCTTTCAACAAAAGAAGGAGCTCCTCAAAATACTCGAAGCTGCCagaagatgaagattcgaaaaCTTTGGCATCACCTTCATCAAAAGGTTATGTTTACGGTGCTAGTAACTGTGACTTTTCAGTAGGGAAGGTGTCGATGCTGGCATCTTCGTCCAAGTCCCGGTggtatttgtttatgtttgggATGACCAGGTTTCCTACGGAGATGGAGCTGAGAGATATGAAGATGAGACAGAGTCGGATGAGGAGCCAATCATCGATGTTCCGTTCGGTTCAATGCGATGAAATGATCAAAGGCAACGAGAATAGGAGCAGAGGGAAGGGGCTGTGGAGGCTGCTAAGGGTTTTGGGATTGGGGTCACGCAGGAAGAGTCAGCATTCAAACGCTGTCGTAAAGGCTTCCTTTGGTTGCATTCCGCTTGGGTGA